The Macadamia integrifolia cultivar HAES 741 chromosome 3, SCU_Mint_v3, whole genome shotgun sequence genome segment ataagaaaataaaatacagaGTAGGATTAAGACAtacaaaataacataaaaatatCTAAATAATGAACAGTAGTGCTTGAAATACTATTTGTCAACTATGTAGAAAACGTCATGAGAACCTAAACTATGATCATACTTTAACTACCGTCATGCTACTTGAATGAAAGGATAATAATATGtaatgataaaaaggaaaataaactgATTTATTTTACTATATACAGAAGAAATCTAGAACCTACGTTACAGAAAAATCGGTTTCTACAAGTATATGCATAATTACCAAATTATCCTTATTAATGCATGAATCCAAAAAtgcataaaataaattataaaaagcaTACATGACATAAACAATTCAAAAAACTGACCTGAAAGCATCCTTGAAAATCGTGAGAGCTTATTACAtctaaatgaccaaaatacccttttataAATGTAGAGGAAATATCTAAagatctctaaaaaaaaaaaaaaaccctaagaggTTTATGACATTATTTCTATCTTCGACAGAATCACAAACATGCTCTTCTTCTAGATTGGGTAGAGTAACATGTAGGGTTTAGTATGATGATGATCTTATCAATCACCCTTGATATAGGAATAGTGATTTATTTTCAAGGAAATATCTTTCTCTTACAagagcaaaaatagagaagcgTCACCTAAATTAGAATCTGAACACGACCTTAATCAAACAAATTTGATCATGAGATTGAGTTTTAAGTCAGGTTATGGACCAAGGAGTTAGGCAGTCTAGTCAAACTgattttcctatttatttagtatttttattaaataataaatattctaATTTATAGTTTAACACAATCTAATAATAGATAATATTACACAAAATGAAATATCGAGAAGGAAAAATAGATTACCTAAACGCATATGCTACAAAGCAGAGTTAGGACACATAATATGACATCAAAATATCTAAATGATGAAGAATAGTCTTAAATGAAGAAACACCTAATTTAAGATTTGTCAATATTATGTAGAAAAAGATAAGGGAAAACTAAACTATGATCACACATCAATTACCATCATGCCACTGGAATGAGGGATATGGAATGACCAAATTAAATACCCTAATTTGTAGCTAGACCCAGAAAATATCTAAAAATTcttaaacaaaaatgaaaaaagtgcTAAGAAATATCACAATAGATTTTAAAAAAGGCACCTAAATGGTTTATTTCAATATAGACATGATCAGAAAGAAATATTATAAAGAATTATAAATGAAGGATATCCAAATTATTAAAATCCCCTAAATGGTGATGCATCCTATTTTAAATATGAAGTAAATGTAGCAGGATGTTGACAATGTTGGTAGTCTAAAATAATTTGATTGATACCCAGAATGATACAAAGgatgtaaaaacaaaaatatttgaagtcaaaatcaaaatattatgTGGAAAGATAAGATATCCTTCTTTTAGAAAACAttcaacaaaatagaaaatgctaAGAAAATCTCATCAAGGGAGGAATCACCTTATTATGAAATGATTCAGAATGAAAACATGAAACCCCAAAAGGGTAGTTAAGTTGACAAGGGATCTTCGCCTCAAGAAATGTGTGATTTTGAGTTCGACTTGTCTTACCTCTTTGAGGCCATTTATAagagggtgtttagtgctcttcagtgatttcatgtgaaaATTGAGACATATCTCATTGGTGTGGGATTTTGGGGGATGGAATTGTGGGATTTTCCCTAGTGATCGACTTCTATAGatatttttagatatttttctcctcttattcaaataaatataaaaaagttAAAAGTACATTATTTATAAGGAAAAAGATCAAATGGACATCATTATCAATTTTTATCCTcataattattatatatatatatatatattttttgataaatccttataattatttattgtgATGTGGGAAGAAGCACCTTTAAGTCCATGCATAGTTATAGAATTTAGGTCTTCTATTTTGCCTTTTacttgtttcctttcttttacttgtaTATAATAACGGATCTATACGTGTGGTAGCTAGATTCATATATTGGCTTAATACAGATTAGAGAAGAAAACATCCATTTCAATCACTGTCAGCTTATATAATAATGGGTCCACAGTATGTGAGAGAACATATGGTTTTTCTAGTCTATGTTTGGTTCTttcaagggcccgtttgataacgtttttgccgtttttgtttcaagaaaaggCAGAAACATAAAATTCCGTtcctagaaacagaaacggaattgaaggtgtttgataagtcatgtttttagaagtcgatagtaaccaatgaaataatggccacaagtcgtttctagaaacggagaaacaagttcacaagttgaacttgtttcgcctaggtcgtttcttgaaccataaataagtaaaaatttctatttctatttctgaaaataagtgaaacggaacagttttatcaaacgctttttactccgtttctgctgtttctggaaacagaaacgacagaaacgcgtttcttgaaacgttatcaaacgggtccTAAGAAAATGAAGCTTCTTATTCAATAGCACCTCAAAAGAGTGAGCGCCAGTGATGAGTTCAttcacaagattttttttttagtaaacaCAAGAAAAATCACTCTTACCAAGTAtgttataaaattttaaggcAACAGACACAACCCTGTTGATTCTTTTATCATAAGACATAAAATGTTATTAGGACTCTAAAATTTTTATTGATCATTTTATTACAAGATGGAAGAAATGTTCTGGATGGCATAGCTGAAAAAccaaggtatttttttttttttaatcaatttgcctttttcaaaatttagtGGCTAGAGCGAGTGATACTTGGTCAAAGTGAGTCATTTTTTCAACATattaatttctttccttttacgaGTTAGAAGGGAATGATTATAGTTTCTTCACAGTTTAGAAGGGGGAAAATCATAATATTGAAGACAGCAAACAGAGATTCTATGAATAATTTATGAtccaattaaaaagaaaaaaaaaatcagatttgatGAGTTTCATATGACTTGAAAAAGAATACCAACTCAATGAAAACTCGAGTTTAATAAaattagccttttttttttttttttgggtatctctCAATGTTGTTAACATCAAGCCACCTTCAAAGCTTCAATCGCTGCCGCTAGTACAAAAACCTCATTATCTCCACCGCATCTTCTCCACTATTAGAGCAACTTCCATGTTTGCAACCACACTTGTCCCACTTCTTCGAAGCATCATCACTCATTCTCTTCACCATCTTGGCAATGCTTGGGACTCCAACCTTCATCTCAACATGCAGTGCTGGTGGCTTCAAGCCCAGATCAAGAACATCACTACTAGCTGAAATGGTAGTGACCCATTTTTGAATCGCCATATTGGACGATTCCAACACATCTTTCCACGGTATCTCAGCTCTACCCAAAAGCTTAGACCCAACAATTCTCCCGAGAATCGGTGAGTTGTTTCTCCATCTTAATTCGAACACCACGCTTTGTTGCTTGAGTTGGTCCAGACATTGATCTTTGTTGGCTGCAGAGCACTCCAAGGAAACTGACTCGTTCCAGTAAGGGCGACTCGTGGATGGTATCTCTCGACCGTTAAGCCGGATCCTCTCTTTGTTGCCTGTGCAGAGGTAGCATGTAACAAAAAGCTTCCCACTTGTTATGAATTCAAGGCTTTTGGCTTCTATAATTCTTAGCCTGCAACAGAAAAAATGTTCAAGGTTAgccattgagagagagagagagagagagagagagagagagagagagagagggaatttttcacttgttttgtgagGTGTGTGCAACGATGCAGCCCTTGCGGAGGGTAGGTGTTTTATATATAATAGAAGTGTCTGTTACGCTCAAGAGGAAGTAAAGAATGCTTTGGAGGAAGTAGAAACGGAGGAGATACTTATCCCAACTGCTTAAATCTTTATTCATagatgaataaaataaagatgaaTCAGCTGTCGTAAGGAAACTagggatggatcatggatgttaAATATGCATTTAAAAAGTCTTTTGAGACCAGAAAGGTTAAGAGTCAATATTTTCTTAACATCTCTGCTCTCTCATTAGAAACCAGAGAAAGAGGGATGAATCATGGCTGTTGGAGTTTCATGATAAAGGATTATAACTTTAAGAAGACCTTTAAAGTCAACCAATCATCTCTTCATCCATGGCGCAGGGACATATGTACATGTAGGTCGGGCCAATTGGCTATTGCTTATAAGTCCAGTGTTATCTTGATGTCTTAATTGAGACACTCTTAGTTATCTTAGAGAATAGTTGTTACGTTCCAGtaccattaaccttgcacaatattattcTCTTTGGTTTATGagcctcaagactttaaaacgcattgtgtcatgttaaaaaagttatatattattaattagcccagtaatctctccaaATGAAATGAACCCTCtagtacttaccgtattcttaaTGAGAATACCTCATCAATCTTCCAGGTGGGTCTGATACTTGCCATGTTCTTGGATCTCACAATAGTTTTTATTCACAACAAATTAGTAGGAAATAACAAGTTTGGTGAAGTTGAGAGAGATGTGCTTTTAATTGGGGAGGATTCCCTCTGCCGTTGTGTGCAATATTGGGTCTTGGAGGGTATATTACAAGAAAACATTAAAATATTGTCTACATCTTATGAAGTAGTTTACACCTCCATGTAGACATGTTTTAAAATTTTGCACTGTTGTAGTCAAATAAAAAAGGGGCAACTAAGACAGTTTCACATCATCTAGGTGTCAAGAGAGCTTGTGATCCAAATCTCTTTTATATAGACATGTTTTAAAATTGTGCGGAGCTCAATCCTGAGCAGATAAAATCACATGAATGCAACACTCCTCTTGGGCCTCAAACGCTTAACGACTTCTGTGAGAACTTTGTTACGGTCAAAATAATTAAGGATTGGGCAACTAAAGTAGTCCCACATCATTTATGGAGTGTGGGATGGACTCCTAGCTTCGATGGGGTCTTccatgattttaattttatgcGAAGTGGATGATCTCCCTGACAAGCTTGCCCATATCCAGATACAGTTCCCAAATCCTCATGAATCGACTCAACCTTCGATTGATACTAAAGTAGTAAAGTGGAAGTTTTTGTAAAATgttattaattttaaaataaattaaataagattattaaatttcattttacttttgcATTAGTAATTAAttgattaataaataaatatatttatattgaaaaaatatatttgtcgaATGTGATAAGAGTTTAGATTAATTACACAAGTGTGAATATaaaaattttctgtttcttttcaaaaagtaattttatttcccttatttGCAGCCAAACGGAGGCTTtgtgaaaatgaaatttaagtgttcaacttttttttcttatgataaTATATTTTCAAGGGAAAAATGATGTATACACTAGCATGGTATAATAGAATGGTATATGAAAACATATTATTAATCCTAGGATGATAAGAAAAAGATTCTCAACCATTATTCTATTATCCACCACTACACCCTTGGCAATCCACAGCCGCACCCCATTGTCATCCGTCTCCTCCACTCTCCCCGTTGCTGCTGCAGCCCACCGCCTCTGCATCCcaactctctctccccctctctctctctccaaatcaAAATATGTGAAAAAGATAACGAATACAGCTTTAccaaaaaatgataataataataataataataataatacaataatccatgaaaggtgaaaatgctcaccctgttgatgcttctaaGTACATAACCATTGGCCCCTGCATTGGTGCAAAACTATAATCTTGTACAGAGAACTCTTCTCCTAAATTTAAATGCATAAGGCTAACTTACGGCAAAAAGCTTATGAAGATTTTTATTATATCATTTCGTTTCAATATAACAACCAATCTAATTAACTAAATAAATTCAAgaccatgaaaaaaaatcattattccTCTGTAATTTCAATTTACACAATTTAATACACATATTTATGTCTGTAAATACACACATAAAAAGGCCGGTTCTGCTTTTGGTTTTCTTGGGTTTAGACTTAAGCAGGTTTTGGGTCACGTCTCAGGGCAACAATATGAGCTCCACCGAACCGGATCTTGATTTCTATCCTATCAGTTCAAGCCCAACATcggcatttttttttaaatgattgggCCTAGATAAATCCAGAGCTTTCAATAtgagcccaacccaacccaagtcGTGGCCTTGATTTCTATTCTTTCAGCTCAAGCCcagccttttatttttcttattgagCTTAGGTAAACCGTCTCAGCTACCCGGCCTAGTCCATCACACAACTTTATGATGACAGAGTCCACTCATATGTTAGGCAAATTTTATGGTAAATAATGTCTTTCGTTTTTTTAAATGTTCGTGTGGGTTGGAGTggtggaaaataatcctctgtttttctcatccctatttttccttgttttgctacctgcagaacgtgacacgtggacaactttaagaccaacgtaccggatgtaataattctcacccaatcttgaccgttggtcttcttgttgtccacgtgtcacgttctgcaggtagcaaaacaaggaaaaacatggatgagaaaaacagaggattttgatcctggAGTGGTGGCCCTGTGCCCAGATACATGGAGTGCGAAATGATCACCCCACCCTCATCcctaatgaaaagaaaaattctcttATGTAGTTTGCTTCCTCTTTCACTCTCAAAAGTCTCCATGCATGCAAAGGAAACGTATTCTCTGAAAGACTTCCGCGttcccaaccccaaccccaaccccaaattTTTTTAACCTAACACTCATCCTTGCTGGCGTTGGGGATtgaaaaattgaatcaaattgtTTGATCAGGATTGGAATTGACAGAGGTCAATCTCGTTTTGAGTCCGTACTGTAAATCCGTATCTGATTGATTCTTGCACGAACACAAGGGTTATGGACCTACAAACCGATTCCAAAATCGATCAAGACTGAGTCAGAATAAGTCGGAACCGATCTGGTTTCGGATTCTGtgttttttttaaaaccttgcagGCTCTTGATAAACTACCATGtggattttggggttttttttttttggtaagaatgtGGATTTTTGTTGAGCCCTATATTTGGTGGGTATGCTCtctatattattatttataaatataaataaataaataaataaatatatatatttatatatataaaagatagCCCACCAAATTGATTCAGGGTCTGATGGCTCAACAACATATCTTAGGTAATCTGTTTACACAGGTCGCTACCCCATAATGAGAATGAATGGCATCCGCCACCGGGTATCGAAACTAGAAGGATGGACTCCTTCCAAAAAGGATGGTTTCTTTAGAACAAGAGCCATTGCCTtataacccaagggggtagcgcagttcaTGAACAATGAACTTAGTACGAGCCGTAAattcggacgtcctaagttcaagtcccactaggcacaccttgggccactcacatgggggtgtttagtgcttttcactgcttttagtgaaagttaaatggttctcattcaaccctggtataacccgatccatgcggttgtggggtcactATGGACCTATGAGACTAGTCAGGCCGGAGGCCTAGATAGCTGTCGTTagctaaaaaaggaaaaaagagctACTACCATATGGTTTGAAATAACACACCAAATTGAGTAAGGGTCTATTAGGTATGTTCCAAAGCTGTCAAGATGTCAACTTCCAAAATTTtcatatgattgaatttttgtaatatttatttatttttagggaaaaataatattatccTACATCCAAACTCAAGGCCGTGTAAAAATATCATCCTATCTCCCATATGGTCGATGCTTCCACACACTATCATTGGTCTGTGTGTGGGCTCAGTAATTAAGGGTGTTAAGCAGCTGAGCTAGTCTCGATCGGGCTTGGTCAATTTCTAAGGCTGCATCGTGAACACCTATTTAATTAAATGGGCTTAACTAGGGAAGGCATGGTATAGTTCATAATCGGGCCGGTCAGTCTCGGGCTTTAATTGGGCCACCATAATTGGGCCTTAACCAAGCCATATATCTATTTAAGTTTAAACAGACTTTAAATGGGGCCCTCTCTAAAATTGGCCTCTTAAATGAGCTTGAATGATGATACAAATAAAATGGGGCAGAGATGTGCATAACAAAGAAAGATCCCATAGTTTAAATAGACTAAGTCAAGATGGACATAACAactaagttactaaggtactcAATCTTCAACCCACggaattcaaatcaattaaactataccTGCACGGCCCAAATTtagcaagttcaaatcaattaaactatgcatgaaaaagatgaatgtttaGATAACAACCACCACCATCTCAAATGGAGATATCACATTAGCCTTTGCACGATATACAAGTACAAAATAAAAGTATTATTAAAGGGGTTGGGCTAGGTGGCGCTTAAAGGACTCGATTCAAGTCAGCTTATAAATGTGCCGAGCTCATTAGGTGGCTACACCGTATACTACCAATTTATAAACATGTTAGGCTCAAGCCCTGATGCATTTATTAATCAAGTCAATCTAGGTCGGCCCATAAACATGTTAAGTCCGATTGAGCTTACCGATGTAAgtctagaattgacacccctatcttaAACcacacgaccacgaccacgaccacaaTCACGATCACAATAACGATCACGATCATGACCATGTAGCAATCCCCCTCCCGTTATTCTCCCTACTTTACCGCTTCTCATTGCCTAGGATCCCAATGTGTGTTTATTGCTGGAGGTGGTAGTTCCCTTTAAAAGCAGTTTGCAGTGCCTATGTGAGATCTGTCTCATTGGTGTGGGATTTTGGGGGATGGAATTGTGGAGTTTTCCTCAGTGATTTGACTTCAATTGATCATTTTAGTTGCTTAAGGAGGAAGTTTGGGTTATTGGACAAAAGAGACGTTTTAGTTTTGGCTTTGGGTTATGATGTTTGATTTCTCCCCTCTTATCCAAACAATAATATACATTCTATCacataatcttttatttatcttATTAAAATTTCCATGAATCACATGTTATATATTTTGACACACATTGAAATGGGTGTTTTCTCTTTAGCTTATGTGGTGCCAATATATGTGGTTAAGGTATAGATATTCTTCTCCcttaatcatttatttatttaaattttatagaaaagaaaaaaaaaaaattcaatttgatATGTTAAGATTTGTGGATTATAGCAAAGTAAAGTTTTTCATTCGATGGAACAAATAATTAAATGAACTTTGGATCAAATTGTAATGAATCATGTGATTTTGCTAGTTTTAACCAAATACAAATTTGATAAAGATGCTCATTCCTATATCATAATACATAAGGATAAAAGTTGACAATGATGTCCATTTGATCTTGTAGTCTATATTTGATTGTCAAGAAAAATAGAGTTTCTTAATCAATAATACTGCATAAGAAAAATAGAGTTTACTAATTGGGGCATAATTCcaacttagatttttttttttttacatgattcttccttttcaaaatttggtttttttttttttttttttggtgaaaaaaattTGGTGATTTAAACGAGTATAACATGATGAGCAAGAGTCatgttttgacatttttaatatattacttcctttccttctatACGTGAGAAGagatttatccttttttttttttttttNNNNNNNNNNNNNNNNNNNNNNNNNNNNNNNNNNNNNNNNNNNNNNNNNNNNNNNNNNNNNNNNNNNNNNNNNNNNNNNNNNNNNNNNNNNNNNNNNNNNNNNNNNNNNNNNNNNNNNNNNNNNNNNNNNNNNNNNNNNNNNNNNNNNNNNNNNNNNNNNNNNNNNNNNNNNNNNNNNNNNNNNNNNNNNNNNNNNNNNNNNNNNNNNNNNNNNNNNNNNNNNNNNNNNNNNNNNNNNNNNNNNNNNNNNNNNNNNNNNNNNNNNNNNNNNNNNNNNNNNNNNNNNNNNNNNNNNNNNNNNNNNNNNNNNNNNNNNNNNNNNNNNNNNNNNNNNNNNNNNNNNNNNNNNNNNNNNNNNNNNNNNNNNNNNNNNNNNNNNNNNNNNNNNNNNNNNNNNNNNNNNNNNNNNNNNNNNNNNNNNNNNNNNNNNNNNNNNNNNNNNNNNNNNNNNNNNNNNNNNNNNNNNNNNNNNNNNNNNNNNNNNNNNNNNNNNNNNNNNNNNNNNNNNNNNNNNNNNNNNNNNNNNNNNNNNNNNNNNNNNNNNNNNNNNNNNNNNNNNNNNNNNNNNNNNNNNNNNNNNNNNNNNNNNNNNNNNNNNNNNNNNNNNNNNNNNNNNNNNNNNNNNNNNNNNNNNNNNNNNNNNNNNNNNNNNNNNNNNNNNNNNNNNNNNNNNNNNNNNNNNNNNNNNNNNNNNNNNNNNNNNNNNNNNNNNNNNNNNNNNNNNNNNNNNNNNNNNNNNNNNNNNNNNNNNNNNNNNNNNNNNNNNNNNNNNNNNNNNNNNNNNNNNNNNNNNNNNNNNNNNNNNNNNNNNNNNNNNNNNNNNNNNNNNNNNNNNNNNNNNNNNNNNNNNNNNNNNNNNNNNNNNNNNNNNNNNNNNNNNNNNNNNNNNNNNNNNNNNNNNNNNNNNNNNNNNNNNNNNNNNNNNNNNNNNNNNNNNNNNNNNNNNNNNNNNNNNNNNNNNNNNNNNNNNNNNNNNNNNNNNNNNNNNNNNNNNNNNNNNNNNNNNNNNNNNNNNNNNNNNNNNNNNNNNNNNNNNNNNNNNNNNNNNNNNNNNNNNNNNNNNNNGCTGTATCCTCTCTTTGTTGCATGTGCTGAGATAGCATCTAACAAAGAGCTTCCCAGTTGTTATGAATTCAAGGCTTTTGCCTTCTATGATCCTTAGCTTGCAACA includes the following:
- the LOC122074320 gene encoding uncharacterized protein LOC122074320, which codes for MASIRPTWKIDEVFSLRIRLRIIEAKSLEFITSGKLFVTCYLCTGNKERIRLNGREIPSTSRPYWNESVSLECSAANKDQCLDQLKQQSVVFELRWRNNSPILGRIVGSKLLGRAEIPWKDVLESSNMAIQKWVTTISASSDVLDLGLKPPALHVEMKVGVPSIAKMVKRMSDDASKKWDKCGCKHGSCSNSGEDAVEIMRFLY